The Arachis ipaensis cultivar K30076 chromosome B07, Araip1.1, whole genome shotgun sequence genome includes a window with the following:
- the LOC107608264 gene encoding probable WRKY transcription factor 53, which translates to MEKMMMMGLGETKKLREELVQGLELARQLQIHLHVASTPHETRDLLIQNIISAFENALHILRWTPPPAAVDPSISPAIRMSQESPPLSTGSPRSEDSDRDLRDHDPNASKKRKSLPRWTKQIRVGPGMGVEGPLDDGYSWRKYGQKDILGATYPRGYYRCTHRNVQGCLATKQVQRSDEDPNMFEITYRGSHTCTMASSSSNSASLPAPTTSPRNPNNNVLQSLDQQPPMMNELLLNLRAGLRVQTENLDNCSSFNFPSNSNHVFSSQTPPPQPQPMLGDNNFPSYMSPATSGISQFSMSSGNQINDMISASNSNSPTVGLDFSFDQFDLDGHNNFTFGNPQFFP; encoded by the exons atggagaagatgatgatgatgggaTTGGGAGAAACGAAGAAGTTGAGAGAGGAGCTAGTACAAGGTTTGGAACTGGCGAGACAGCTCCAAATCCATCTTCACGTGGCTTCCACTCCCCATGAAACCCGTGACTTGTTGATCCAAAACATTATCTCTGCTTTTGAAAACGCCCTCCACATCCTCAGATGGACACCGCCACCCGCCGCCGTGGACCCCTCAATCTCACCTGCAATCAGAATGTCCCAAGAGTCTCCACCTTTGAGCACCGGCAGCCCCCGCAGCGAAGACTCCGATAGAGATTTAAGGGATCACGATCCCAATGCTTCCAAAAAAAG GAAGAGTTTGCCAAGATGGACAAAACAGATTCGAGTTGGTCCGGGAATGGGAGTGGAAGGGCCTCTTGACGATGGATACAGTTGGAGAAAATACGGCCAGAAAGACATTCTTGGAGCCACCTATCCAAG AGGGTACTATAGGTGCACACACAGAAATGTTCAAGGATGCTTGGCAACAAAGCAAGTGCAAAGATCCGATGAAGACCCCAACATGTTCGAAATCACATACCGAGGATCACACACATGCACCATGGCTTCATCATCATCCAACAGTGCTTCACTTCCTGCACCCACAACTAGTCCAAGGAACCCAAATAATAATGTTCTGCAAAGCCTTGACCAACAACCACCTATGATGAATGAATTACTCTTGAACCTCAGGGCAGGGTTGAGGGTCCAAACAGAGAATCTGGATAACTGTTCTTCCTTCAACTTCCCTAGTAATTCAAACCATGTTTTCTCATCACAAACACCACCACCACAACCTCAACCTATGCTTGGTGATAATAATTTTCCTTCCTATATGTCCCCTGCTACTTCTGGGATAAGCCAATTCTCAATGTCTTCTGGGAATCAGATCAATGATATGATCTCTGCTTCAAATTCAAACTCACCAACCGTTGGATTAGACTTTTCCTTTGACCAATTTGATTTGGACGGTCATAACAACTTCACATTCGGTAACCCACAATTTTTTCCTTAG